The Anopheles moucheti chromosome 3, idAnoMoucSN_F20_07, whole genome shotgun sequence genome contains the following window.
AAGCTGCCCAGCTGGAAGTTCCCGATCGGAGCGAtccaaaaatcaatcaatgcgGCCCCGTGCGGGCAGCAGGGCATTTGTGTAATAAGCGATAAACTTGTAACGCCTCTAATCGCCAtggttttccatgttttttcaTATGCTATCCTAAACAACTTCAGAACTAAAACCTGACTAGAACTGTTTGACAACATTTCTCTAAagtaatgcaaaacaaaaaagccatTTAATAAATAACTCATAAACGTTAAACGAACGACATGCGCTGCTGTACTTAAGAAGTAAGTAAGAACGAGaagcaacaaagcaacaacGTATTTCCCACTTTATACTTTTCTACTTCTTGCGCAACTCTGTCAACTTGTGCTGTACATTTAGATTCTACATAGAACGTTTTCCTTATAGAACATAAAATACTACGAATAGTTAACTTTGTTAACTCGTGTTAGTGTGTTAGCGGTTTAGTTTAACACTTCTTACATTTTTTGATTCAACGTCCACTCTAACTTACGAAACTTCACCATCAACTTCACCTAAAGCAGTAGCGACAAAATAAAGCGTTGCGTTAGGTAGGTTAgtgtaaaacacacaaaatagcAACCGATATCCAAACGTATGCATgttgcgaaacaaaacagaagaaacagCATCGGTTAATGTATCTTTAATaacatgaagaaaaacaaacaatgcaaAGTAAACATGAAACTAAACATAACAGCATAGCCAAGGAAAAAATATAGATGTTTTTTGGTACATTTTTTGAAACTAAATGCTAAACAGCGATTGACGTAAGGTATAAACAAATAATGTAACACATTCCAGTTTAAATGCTACAGATTTTAAACCGATGCGTAAAACAATTGTCCAACTGTCCAATTGTCCAAAATGTTACAGTACAGAACAGAAAGAAAAGCGGTAGTAGCAAGTCTTACacaagggagaaaaaaaacaatctctcACTGTATAACAAGAACGAGTTTCAATGCAGAAAAGAACGAACGAACAGGACGCTAGAGAAGTGAAGGAGAAAATGAACTTTACAACATGAGAGAAGACAGCGTGCTACACTTTGTTTGCTAAACTGAATTGCTGTAAGGGGACAGTATGTCGCGTAAATTGTTGCATGATTTTAGATGATTTAAAACGATCGTTTCGTTAGTCCGATCGACAACTGGCGGTAGTGGAGACATTAGTTTAGATGAAATGTTTTGTCCACCTGTTGGTATCTGTTACCCGTCAACAAGCGGCTAAAGTCCACGGAATTTAAACTTATCAAGCACAGAACGGATGAAGTCAAAGGGGCGAAACTGTTGTCGCAATTACACGATGAATATGAGCGTGCAGAAAACCAGCCGAAAGCGATAACAATTGtgacaacaaacaacaaaacaaaccagtgATGTGGaaagcatttgttttaaaaatgcgTGTAATATTTGAGTACTTTTACTGAAAGattattgtaatttattgCTGATTAGGCATGCTGAACGGCACGGAACGACCAGAACGAGCAAAATAGCacgatagcaaaacaaaaaccgattgtaacacaattgtttgctaCGGAACGCGCGTGAGTTAGAGTTTTGATCTAACgcgaatgattttttaattaacgCAACACTAGCGTGGCTTAAACAACAAGGCAAATATATGTTGAAGCTGTTAGGTATTGTGCTGTGTTTGCGCTTTTGTTAACGTGTTAATTAATTAGGTTCTATCAAAAAATACTTGTTCATTGCTGAATTATTagatgaaatgttttattctatTGCACACAATAACGAAGAATGCAAGTGTTTGAAAGCGACTGAGCCTAAAACTTAATTCATGGCACTTTGCTTTACAAATTTCATCATAATTTGGATGTGTTTATTCTTGAACGTTATACAACTTTCTTTATATCTATAATCCCATTCCATAAAAAAGTTCCTAAAGTAAAATTATCCGCGTTGAACTCTTAATATAAATCTCTAGGTTGATCATTTAACGTATATTTTTCGGCTATGCTCGATGCGTCCAAATACGGTAAACCGATtgatttgaaaaacattcatagTAAAATGCCATAAATTAAGTTAAAGGTTTGATGACTGCAAACTGCTATGTTTTCGTTCGGATATCGCTGTAAGtagaaaacaatcaaaactaaactaaacgAAAGTAAAAACGTACCGTTAAATACTGTTGCAATTAAATAAGAACATAGCTAAAAGATCGCTAGTATTGCGAGAACCAATCAGAGCTAAATACACTGATCGTGAACTCCACAAACTTAAACCGAATGAATAAGAATACAAAATAACACAAACCACAACCTTTCTTTCTACATAACATTACCAGAAGTTTAAGTGCACTTTGAATGTTGCGTTGCTcttaaattgtttaaacaattaattttcttcgtACGATGGTTTTATTGAAAGTATAAACAATTGTCGCGCGGTGGTAGTCAAACTACCACCCTAGACCGACGGCAAGATTGGTGGTCACGGCAGTAAAATCAACGTTAACAAATTTGTCTAACATAGCGTATATAGTAGCACAATTAGAGGATATTTAGGGGTTTAGTATTGTAATGGTGAAAACCAAACGACGGTCCATGTTGGCTGCATATTGGTAGGCATGATAAAtacgattaaaaaaaacaaacaaacaaacattaattaGGACAGATAGCTACTGTTTTTACCGTTTACTTGCCTCGATCAATCGGAACAAAATATCGGTTTTCGTGATATTTTGTACATCTATCCACTTCCAATGCGGAAGTGTGTTTTGCATGGTTTACGGATGGGCAAGAGAAggaacgagagagagaaaaaaaagaatataaacACAACAACTAATGGGCAATTGGAAGGTTATTAAAGATTACTGTAAACACCTAAactaataacaaacaaaacaaaataaaactacattttcaatgaaaaaaaaaaaaacaaaacaaaaacaataacacaaaaatgCGAAAAGCATAAAGGAGCGCAAGAATCCGGTGCAAGAaaggaaatttaaaataaaatatgtaacgTTTGAGAGACAAACTTTTGATTACATTAATCATGAAATATGAACATTTGGACATGCAAAagagaatgaaaacaaaacgaaattaaCACAgacaaaagcaaaaatgcCAACTCAAAAACCTAGAAACAAGTGGAACGGAAGCAACGTTCTTTAAATGacacaatgaaacaaacaaacaaacaaaacatacatatACAATACAATCTAGTGAACAAGGAGTAAATCAACTGAAAGCTATCACAACACGGGCGGCATTTGAGGCTAATGAGAgttgataaattgttttctttcgtctACGTTGCGCAACGTAACGTAATGGTCGTGTAATGAATATGTAAGACACTCAAAAACACTTACGCAACGCGGGAAGAACTAAagccaataaacaaaattaaagaacaaaacaaaatgcataGTATATCAAAATAAATAGATTGAGAATTGAGAAATGTGAAATTGAATCATTTCAATCCAACGAAGGCTGTTTGCTTCCAGGTGCTGAAATATCTGTTTTGATGGTCTTTATAGAATTTACGATGCCAAGTACTCCGATCTGgtaattccatacaaacgagctgttttcagatttccgataccaggagaacatgtttatcaagaggtgacacctattagccgagcaagcacacatcacgcgcttcccggtagatggcgcgcaacttcgtatgcaatgttgGGCAACactgcatgcaacaaacttgtacAACGCAGCACGCTGCCTGCAAGTTGTAGAGTTGCTTAGTTAACCCGCAAAGGACAAAGAAATTTCACcgaagaataataaaataaaattaaaatttccaaaactttATTAACTCTTCTTTTCGGAAATGTCGGTGTTCTGAGTGCATAAGTTTCCCCTAGAGTTCACGAACATCAAGAATCGTTGTGCACGCTTCCACGCGTATCTTTCTTTACATAAACTCATACAGTactggtaagtttttttttctcaaggTCGCCAAGATGGTTGTATTTATTgttcaaaataaattttatgcaCAAACTTTGCGCAAAACAAACGTGAGTAGTCAAACAAAAAGGgttaaataaaacgaaaattatTTGCTTGTTTACATTACTTCTTAAAGGGTacgaaaaatttaacaaacataaaacggaCACAATCTCCATTGTTGTTTCGTAACCTTGTGCGAATAAGAAGGATATGATCGTGAGGAGTAGGAAAAACAACATCGGTTGTTTGTTAGTAAGATGTAACAATAACAACGACAATTGATAAGGAAGCGCTCCTGTAACACCTCTCCACCATCGGTATCGTATCAACCAGTTAGCTTTTGGAAGTAATTAAGATTAAAACAACGTAACTCCTTCGCCCTTTTTTGTGCTGTAAGTTGCAAAATATCCCTATCGTTTCACACTAAAATTTGGCCTGCCTGTGGTAGTCGTAACAAATTGGCCTTTTacgtctctgtgtgtgttacTTATTATGCTGTTtaagtctttcgttttttttacagaAAGCGACACACGTTTGTAAATGTTGAATAACAAAACTTTACTGTAAGTATATAAAAAGGAGTTCAATTCGAAAAAGGAAGTATACAACATCTAATCGTGTTCCTGCTTGAAGGAAGAATGCTTAAAAATGTAATGTTATAATCAAATCTACGAATATGGATTtcaaaaaggacaaaaaaggATTCATTAACGGCTTGAATAAACGGGTACGTCTGGATGCAAATGGTTTTAACCGTATGTGACCATAGCGACTACCCATTTGTCCCGTGGAACGCTTTATATGTACtgtaattaaatgtaaattaatttcaacaaaatatcCTTACTGTAAAATTCCTCTTTGTAAAGGAAGCACGAGcgataatgaaatgaaacggtAAACAAAATAGTTCAAGCAGTTCAAACACAAAGCTAAGATAAAGTAGAGACTTCAAAAACAAGTTCCCGTAATACTAAATCTACTGTTAAACTCTAAATCATTATGTGATTTTAATGCTctgtttgtcgtttgtttcGCAACATATTATCGTATCTCCACATTAGCGTTTCGCCTATTTAATGTTCTGTTTGCTACTAAAACCACACTGTTACTTACCACATTCATCCCAAAATGTGCCTTACTTTTAAtcttggttttctttgttttgtcgcGTATGGTTGTTTAGGTAGGTAGTTTCTGCGTTGCTacattcttttgtttgttttttgtctgGATCTTGGACCCAATAAATAAACTGTTATAAAATAGCTTATATATCCCTTCCTTCATATAGCTGCTCGTGGCTCAAAATGGTCcattcctttgttttttttactttttttaataattccaCTTTGATGATGGTTGTTTTTGGCACACTATAAAGGTGTCCTTTCCTATTACTGCAAAACGCCGAACGTGCGCTTGTGCTTAAGTTTTCTTAACAAGCACAGGTTTATCATTGGTGTATACCATCATTTGTATATATATCGCATCTATGCATGTACAAAAGACTTTTCCCTGCTTCGCTCATCACACACGGTACGTACCTTCTTTAATCTTCCTGATGTGTCCCCCGATTCCCCTTCAAATAAGGGTCAAACTTGCGCTACTAAGAAAGGGGGCAGACCATCATGAACAACATATCGGGCCATAAGGGTGGGGTGTAAATAGTGTCTGCAGGTGGTGTAAACATCTTTTCCAGCTTGCACGAAACGCAATAATGAGCTACGGGTTCCACTGCAACAACATTGATTCTACCGATGCCGGGTTTACTTATCCTTCGATGATTCTTCCAAGGGGGCCGAAGGTTCGTGGCTGGCACTGTGACCATTCTTCAGCTTTTCCGCACCGTACGATGATGCTTTGCTGATCTTTGACATACCGATCGCTTTCACCATCAGCATGTAGACTGAAAATGGACAACAAGGAAACAAGAATCATACATTAGCGAAACATCATTTAaccatttaacatttttctaCACTTACAGGCAAAGATAATTCCAGCGCCGATGGAAAAGTAAAGAATCTCGCCACTGAACAGCAGTTTCATCAGATAGTACAGCATTGGTGTGAGTGTGGCCACAACCCAGAAGGCGGTATTGACGAGTGTCGTTGGTCGACGGTGTAGCTGCAATTTTGGCCGCTCGGCAACGCCAGAATCGGTAAAGAAATTACCAGTACGGTGGAAACTGTCCTGCATGAGGTCCTTCTCGCGGAACAGATCCTGCAGCCAAACCGCAGCATCTTCTTCGCGCTCTGGCAGCGTTGCGGTGGGAAAACGTCGTACGCACAAGTGCGCCTCGATTGGTTTACCgttcaaaatgttgaaaatggtTGGTTTTACCTGCGGAAAAAAGACCATGTTGAAGCGTTAGGCACTCTACCACTTCGTACTGCGCCCATCTATGTCTACCTTCGAATCCTTGCTGATAGCTAACTGAATGTCTAACACAGCGGGGCATTTTTTGCGCAAGAAGGGCAAACTAGCAGTAAAACCTTTAGTGCGGGGAATTAAATGATGCTTCAGCGGTACCATACCCTTTTCTTGGGCGAATTTTACCGACGCTTCGTGCTTCTGCTCGGTGAACCGTGTACCTTCTGCGTTCAAAAGCAACCACACCGGATCAGGGTAGTCCAGGATTTCGTTAATCTGCTGACCAATGATTTCACGATCCTTCTCGAACGAACGTTCCAGAAACACAAACTCTGCAAACTTCCACGCCCAACCGATGGTCGGGATGTACTGGATGACCTTCTTGGCGTACGCCTTACAGTTGCCCAACACGCGCACCTTCTCGCAGAGCATCCACCCCAGCAGCCAATCGATCTCGTACGTGTGGTTCATCAGTAGCAACACATGCTCCGTACCACAGTACTTCATATCCTCATCGCTAATGTAAACGTTCAGCTTCGTGTCCGACCACCAATCGGCCAGAAAGACGAGCTCTGGAATGACATTAAAAAGGAACGCAATAAATTTAACACTTCTTTCGCATTGCAGTCGTTCGATTGTTAAGCAAACTAGGTGTTGCTGCCTCAGTGGAAATGTGGGAACTTACGAGAGTAAAACGAATAACAGAGATAGTATCCGATCGTTCGGTAAAGATGCTTGTTGAATGGTTTCAAACCAAGGTACAGCACGCATTGTACGGTGTTGATGATCAAACCGGAGGTGAAAAACGAAATAGCAAAGCAAAGGTGTACAAGCGTCGATTGCTTGAGCACCGACATAAAGCCTGCCATTGTGCCCAAAAGAACCGATATCGTCTTCTTATGTCTTAAAGTGTTATAACTACTTCCTTCGCTGTTTGCTGCTTCCCTACTACCTGGGGAAGCGGATAGCTTACACGTTGTTCTTAATAGCTATGCTCTAGCGAGATATGGCACCCGAAACGGTGTCTCTattggcaaaacaaaagccttACGCGTGCTTTCCGtacaaaagaaggaaaaaaacaaaagcttaaGATAAGGTTAACCTAAACGAACGGCAACTACTGTGCGCACGATGAAACACTACGGCTGTGGGACTAAAGTGGTCTCGGTTAAACCATCATAAGTTAAGCCAAACTAGATGCGCTGATCTATTTACTGTTCGCTGGTAGCACATTGGGCGCCGAGGGCGACGGTTTTTCGCGAATGTGGGAAGAACTCTTTTACACCTGCATTACGGTGACGATCTCCAGCGTGGAAGTGAATTTATAAACACctaaaaagagaaataaaaaatgaattaacTACTAAATTGTTTAATGTAACAGTAAATGTTTATGACAAAATGCACTCGTGTGTAGTAGTGAAAAATAACGAGCCATGAGTTCTGCAAGCACTGGGTGCTAACGAACCTACCACACTAACAATCGACCGAACCGCTTATCACGATGCCCCCAAAGGAGACGCTGAAACTGCTGATTGACTTTCAAACGCAGCGTAAACATCAACTGTTATATACCTCCGAACATAACCGAGGAGGGCCCAGTTGATAAGAAAGGGCCCATACTAATCCATTCCGTTTTAGGTGGGGATGCTACTACCTTAACGTAGGCCTCTCTGTTTATACAACTAATCCGGGCCCAGCTAAATGTTGATTAAATGGCAGGTTCGGAAACTAACTTTCTTACTTTGCACCCAAATTTCCAACAAAAGAATGGGGATGGGGGTCCTATTTGATAAATTTACGAtatctctt
Protein-coding sequences here:
- the LOC128305956 gene encoding 1-acyl-sn-glycerol-3-phosphate acyltransferase gamma-like, which encodes MAGFMSVLKQSTLVHLCFAISFFTSGLIINTVQCVLYLGLKPFNKHLYRTIGYYLCYSFYSQLVFLADWWSDTKLNVYISDEDMKYCGTEHVLLLMNHTYEIDWLLGWMLCEKVRVLGNCKAYAKKVIQYIPTIGWAWKFAEFVFLERSFEKDREIIGQQINEILDYPDPVWLLLNAEGTRFTEQKHEASVKFAQEKGMVPLKHHLIPRTKGFTASLPFLRKKCPAVLDIQLAISKDSKVKPTIFNILNGKPIEAHLCVRRFPTATLPEREEDAAVWLQDLFREKDLMQDSFHRTGNFFTDSGVAERPKLQLHRRPTTLVNTAFWVVATLTPMLYYLMKLLFSGEILYFSIGAGIIFAFYMLMVKAIGMSKISKASSYGAEKLKNGHSASHEPSAPLEESSKDK